In Aedes albopictus strain Foshan chromosome 3, AalbF5, whole genome shotgun sequence, the following are encoded in one genomic region:
- the LOC109405184 gene encoding aminopeptidase N-like: MIPWRILLLLVVLGGVLTERRFPTGKVTSPKAYPRDAETQLEEDDGGYRLPKETAPSHYAIHLKTSVHRGDIEFQGVVDIHLDVIESTDKIVVNSRGLDIATGTLYHVENGELVELEQPIQAYDEQTEQLTFQCSSTLELGSYVLTVDYTGQLQTSGSGFFRRFYRDENNNRHYLATTQFEPTRARMAFPCYDEPTLKATFTVSITHHVTYNAVSNMPQDGPVVVDLEDPEFVTTHFQKTSRMSTYLLAFVVSDFETKELGRQLIHARPNAIDEAEFGLVAGDAILDALGEYTGVSFYDYKPKLAQIAIPDWGSGAMENWGLVTYGEPALLFNPKVSTYRTKTGVATTVAHELAHQWFGNLVTTDWWKYIWLNEGFANLYGYYGAHLAYPEEKYMDLHQVQAVHLALSQDSSDTTRPMNWNANTPAEISALFDTVAYYKSGSVLNMFRAVFGDQTWRKGLNTYLLNRQLDVATDQHLYEALQSALSGERSIPETMTVKEIMESWTNAAGYPVLNVRRNYRTNEVTISQERFFSDKKVPTEHVWYIPYNYATQGDREFDLDHFNWLTKKADRIHVDVKPEQWLIFNRQQFGYYRVNYDLHNWELLTWALIHYPESIHNYNRAQLIDDAFSLARAGVLDFNVPLRLLVSLINDEDYLPWVAGDKVLRHIQGKVRGTDLQERFEYFVHTLIGNIYVKLNVESVDAEETLKHKYLKQLISTWACQIGYVDCLEKTHSALQAAISGSVEVHPDVSTVVYCYGIQQASDDEFLWLYNQMTDSKNEAYRSLVISALGCARSKEQLNSYLSTAIGSVSEINYLDAERPRVIQAVYSNDRFGVDVLIDYLNTAALADDFVSRLGQSTLNGAINNIASRTNTEEQFDRLKALLATLGSQVSEEVSSAAMKTVQGNFDWRDSLEGVIVADFLGMHGLV; this comes from the exons ATGATTCCGTGGAGAATCTTGTTACTGTTGGTGGTGTTGGGCGGAGTGCTCACCGAAAGACGGTTCCCAACCGGAAAGGTTACATCGCCAAAGGCCTACCCTCGGGATGCTGAAACGCAGCTAGAGGAAGACGATGGAGGTTATCGGCTTCCGAAGGAGACAGCACCAAGTCATTATGCAATCCACTTGAAGACTTCAGTTCATCGTGGAGACATCGAGTTCCAAGGTGTCGTCGATATTCACCTAGATGTGATCGAATCTACGGACAAGATCGTGGTCAACAGTCGAGGCTTGGATATCGCAACGGGAACTCTCTACCACGTTGAAAACGGTGAATTAGTTGAACTCGAGCAACCCATCCAAGCTTACGATGAGCAAACCGAGCAACTGACCTTCCAGTGTTCGTCAACTCTAGAGCTAGGCAGCTACGTACTGACCGTCGACTACACTGGACAGCTTCAGACCTCTGGCAGTGGATTCTTCCGCAGATTCTACCGAGATGAGAACAACAACCGCCACTATCTTGCGACGACCCAGTTCGAGCCGACGAGAGCCCGCATGGCGTTCCCGTGCTACGATGAACCGACTCTCAAGGCGACCTTCACCGTGTCCATAACTCACCACGTGACCTACAACGCTGTTTCCAACATGCCGCAGGATGGTCCCGTAGTTGTGGATTTGGAGGATCCCGAATTTGTGACGACCCACTTCCAGAAAACTAGCAGAATGTCTACGTACCTGTTGGCGTTTGTAGTGTCTGACTTCGAAACCAAAGAGCTAGGGCGTCAGCTCATCCATGCCAGACCCAATGCCATTGACGAAGCCGAATTTGGCCTCGTGGCAGGTGATGCGATCTTGGATGCGCTGGGTGAGTACACGGGTGTGTCGTTCTATGACTACAAACCAAAGCTAGCGCAGATCGCCATTCCGGACTGGGGCAGCGGTGCCATGGAGAACTGGGGTTTGGTGACCTATGG TGAACCTGCTCTGCTGTTCAACCCGAAAGTCAGTACCTACCGTACAAAGACCGGTGTAGCAACAACCGTGGCTCACGAGTTGGCCCACCAGTGGTTCGGAAATCTGGTAACCACCGACTGGTGGAAGTACATCTGGCTAAACGAAGGATTCGCTAACCTCTACGGCTACTATGGAGCTCATCTCGCATACCCCGAGGAGAAATACATGGATCTCCATCAGGTGCAAGCCGTCCATTTGGCCCTGTCTCAAGATTCCAGTGACACCACGAGACCCATGAACTGGAATGCAAACACTCCCGCGGAAATTTCGGCACTGTTCGACACCGTCGCCTATTACAAGT CTGGCAGCGTACTGAACATGTTCCGCGCCGTCTTCGGTGATCAAACCTGGCGAAAAGGTCTGAACACGTATCTCCTGAACCGTCAACTTGATGTCGCCACCGATCAACATCTATACGAAGCACTACAAAGCGCGCTCTCCGGCGAGCGCTCTATTCCCGAGACGATGACTGTTAAGGAGATCATGGAAAGCTGGACAAACGCAGCGGGCTATCCCGTTCTCAACGTCCGTCGAAACTATCGAACCAACGAAGTCACTATTTCTCAGGAGCGCTTCTTCTCGGACAAGAAAGTCCCGACTGAACACGTTTGGTACATTCCTTACAACTACGCTACTCAGGGCGATCGAGAGTTCGACCTGGATCACTTCAACTGGCTGACAAAGAAAGCAGACCGGATCCACGTCGACGTGAAGCCTGAACAGTGGCTGATCTTCAATCGGCAACAGTTCGGATACTACCGCGTCAACTACGATCTCCACAATTGGGAACTGCTCACCTGGGCCCTTATCCATTACCCGGAAAGCATCCACAACTACAACCGCGCTCAGCTGATCGACGACGCCTTCAGCCTGGCTCGAGCTGGCGTTCTGGACTTCAACGTGCCCTTGCGTCTGCTAGTCTCACTGATCAACGACGAGGACTACCTCCCATGGGTAGCTGGCGATAAGGTACTCCGTCATATCCAAGGAAAGGTGCGTGGCACCGATCTACAAGAACGATTCGAGTACTTCGTTCACACGCTGATCGGAAACATCTACGTGAAGCTGAACGTTGAGTCCGTTGATGCCGAAGAGACGTTGAAGCACAAGTACCTGAAGCAACTGATCTCCACGTGGGCGTGCCAAATCGGATATGTGGACTGCTTGGAGAAGACGCATTCGGCGTTGCAAGCAGCCATCAGCGGGAGCGTAGAAGTTCACCCGGATGTTTCAACAGTGGTCTACTGCTACGGTATCCAGCAAGCATCGGACGACGAATTCTTGTGGCTGTACAACCAAATGACCGACTCCAAAAACGAAGCCTACCGCTCGCTGGTGATCAGTGCCCTGGGTTGTGCCAGAAGCAAGGAACAACTGAATTCCTATCTTTCAACGGCGATCGGATCCGTGTCGGAGATCAACTACTTGGACGCCGAACGGCCCAGGGTGATCCAGGCGGTGTATTCGAACGATCGCTTCGGGGTGGACGTCCTGATCGACTATCTGAACACGGCGGCTTTGGCGGATGACTTCGTGAGCCGACTGGGCCAGTCGACGCTCAACGGTGCGATCAACAATATTGCCTCGCGTACGAATACGGAGGAGCAGTTCGATCGGTTGAAGGCTCTGCTGGCAACGCTGGGATCGCAGGTGTCGGAAGAGGTGAGCAGTGCTGCCATGAAGACCGTGCAGGGCAACTTCGATTGGCGCGACAGCTTGGAGGGGGTGATCGTGGCGGATTTCTTGGGAATGCACGGGTTGGTTTGA
- the LOC109426350 gene encoding aminopeptidase N-like codes for MGLLQILLFLSAGASIALSAARFPVIQDLPIQESIAARFQDIDPSFRLPKSTVPTHYAVHLKTTVHDADTAFHGSVDIHLDVVEPTDKITLHSRDLEINSAALTHVQDTGLIQLYEPTSTYDDRNEQLTFHFSSTLETGSYVLSITFNGFLLRYDRMGFLRKSYRDNAGITRYLAVTHFEPTGARMAFPCYDEPTSRATFTVSINHHKSYNAIANMPQDGPVIEDWEDPNYVTTIFAKTPKMSTYLLAFVVSDFQTLSAGQQLIHARPNAIQDAEFSLNAGVKILQKLREYTGVAYYDYLPKIAQIAVPDWFSGAMENWGLVTYSESGLLYNADVNTYRVKVSAITTIAHEYTHQWFGDLVSVDWGHLWMKEGFATLYGYYIARSTYSDDLYMDLFQLNGVHQALAQDSSVSTRPMNWYANTAAEIYGLFDTVAYQKAGSVLNMFRVVFGDENWQRGLNAYLQKHALSSATPEDLYAAVASAVDPPEAMTVEQIMESWTEAAGYPVLNVRRDYNKNTVLISQERFLSNSREPSDHVWYIPYNFADQKRQDFTLDTFNWITKKADEFEVDIESDQWVIFNRQQFGLYRVNYDSQNWEMLVQAMIQNPNSIHRINRAQLIDDAFNLARADLLDFSVVLRLLTALTQEQAYLPWAAADKVLSYLNTKLRGTVHQQQFERYVESLITTAYHTLKTDSVAADETLEDKYFKQLISTWACRIDHADCRQKARATFEAEVYASSKVAPDIQTVSYCYGVQRATDDEFLWLYRRMFSSKNEAERSLIINALGCVESSEQLKAFLTSSIGAGVGVEVNYSDRERTQVLQAVYSAGRAGVDALIEFLNNWDMADDLIYWLEQPAFNSAIANIASRTNSAEELDRLNELLKTVGTLAPAGVVNAALATVKANMDWYDSLEGLVVAEFFEQYV; via the exons ATGGGCCTCTTACAAATATTGCTGTTCctatcagcaggggcatctatcgCTCTGTCTGCTGCAAGATTCCCGGTTATCCAAGATCTCCCAATTCAAGAAAGCATCGCTGCGAGGTTCCAAGACATCGACCCGAGTTTCCGTCTACCGAAAAGCACCGTCCCCACACACTACGCTGTCCACCTGAAGACTACAGTGCACGATGCCGACACAGCATTCCACGGCAGCGTTGACATCCATCTGGACGTCGTGGAACCAACCGACAAGATCACACTTCACAGTCGCGATCTGGAAATCAATTCGGCAGCTCTGACCCATGTCCAAGACACGGGCCTCATCCAGCTTTACGAACCCACGAGCACCTACGACGATCGAAACGAACAACTGACCTTCCACTTTTCGTCCACGCTCGAAACCGGAAGCTACGTGCTGTCGATCACCTTCAACGGCTTCCTGCTACGGTACGATCGCATGGGCTTCCTGAGGAAGTCCTACCGTGACAATGCCGGCATTACACGATACCTCGCTGTGACTCACTTCGAACCTACGGGAGCTCGCATGGCGTTCCCGTGCTACGACGAACCCACTTCGAGGGCGACCTTCACCGTATCGATCAACCACCACAAGAGCTACAACGCCATAGCCAACATGCCTCAGGATGGCCCGGTTATCGAAGACTGGGAAGATCCGAACTATGTGACCACCATTTTCGCCAAAACTCCCAAAATGTCAACCTACTTGTTGGCATTTGTCGTTTCGGACTTCCAAACATTATCGGCAGGTCAACAGCTGATTCATGCCAGACCGAACGCGATCCAAGATGCGGAGTTCTCTCTGAACGCTGGGGTCAAAATTTTGCAAAAGTTGCGTGAGTACACCGGTGTTGCCTACTACGACTATCTGCCGAAGATCGCCCAAATTGCCGTTCCCGATTGGTTCAGTGGCGCAATGGAAAATTGGGGGCTGGTAACGTATAGTGAATCGGGACTGCTGTATAACGCGGACGTCAACACCTATCGCGTCAAGGTCAGTGCCATTACGACCATCGCTCACGAATACACTCATCAATGGTTCGGCGATTTGGTCTCTGTCGATTGGGGTCACCTTTGGATGAAGGAAGGTTTTGCCACCCTGTACGGTTACTATATCGCCCGGTCGACGTATTCCGACGATCTGTACATGGATCTGTTTCAGCTGAATGGCGTTCATCAGGCCTTGGCGCAAGATTCCAGCGTTTCGACGAGACCCATGAATTGGTATGCCAATACGGCGGCTGAAATTTACGGACTATTCGATACCGTAGCTTATCAGAAAG CGGGTAGCGTTCTGAACATGTTCCGCGTTGTTTTCGGCGATGAAAACTGGCAACGAGGCTTGAACGCGTATCTACAGAAGCACGCACTGAGTTCCGCAACCCCTGAAGACCTATACGCTGCAGTTGCCAGTGCTGTCGATCCCCCAGAGGCGATGACTGTCGAACAGATCATGGAAAGCTGGACCGAAGCAGCTGGATATCCAGTGCTCAATGTTCGACGAGACTACAACAAAAATACGGTGCTCATTTCTCAGGAACGCTTTTTGTCCAATTCGAGGGAACCTTCGGATCACGTTTGGTACATTCCCTATAATTTTGCCGATCAGAAGCGCCAAGACTTCACGTTGGATACCTTCAATTGGATAACCAAGAAAGCAGATGAGTTTGAAGTTGACATCGAATCCGATCAATGGGTGATCTTCAACCGGCAACAGTTCGGTTTGTACCGAGTCAACTACGACTCTCAAAACTGGGAGATGCTCGTTCAGGCCATGATTCAGAATCCGAACAGCATCCACCGCATCAACAGAGCTCAACTGATCGATGATGCCTTCAATCTTGCACGTGCAGATCTACTCGACTTCAGCGTTGTCCTACGCCTACTGACAGCTCTCACCCAAGAACAAGCCTATCTACCGTGGGCTGCAGCTGACAAAGTGCTGTCCTACCTGAACACCAAACTACGCGGAACTGTTCATCAACAGCAGTTCGAACGATACGTTGAATCACTGATCACCACCGCATACCACACCCTCAAAACGGATTCAGTTGCAGCGGACGAGACCCTGGAAGACAAATACTTCAAACAGCTCATCTCCACGTGGGCCTGCCGAATCGATCACGCCGACTGCCGGCAGAAAGCTCGAGCCACCTTCGAGGCGGAAGTCTACGCCAGTTCCAAGGTAGCACCTGACATTCAAACGGTGTCGTACTGCTACGGAGTTCAACGCGCCACAGACGATGAATTCCTATGGCTCTACCGGCGGATGTTCAGCTCCAAGAACGAAGCCGAACGTAGTCTGATCATCAACGCGCTGGGTTGTGTGGAGAGCAGCGAACAGCTGAAGGCTTTCCTGACGTCCTCGATTGGTGCCGGCGTTGGCGTTGAGGTCAACTACAGCGACAGGGAACGCACGCAAGTCCTTCAGGCGGTGTATTCCGCCGGAAGGGCCGGCGTGGATGCTCTGATCGAGTTTCTGAACAACTGGGACATGGCGGACGATTTGATCTACTGGTTGGAACAGCCGGCCTTCAACAGTGCCATTGCGAACATTGCATCGAGGACGAATTCGGCGGAGGAGTTGGACCGGTTGAACGAGTTGTTGAAGACGGTCGGAACGTTGGCTCCGGCGGGTGTGGTCAACGCTGCGCTGGCTACCGTCAAGGCCAATATGGACTGGTACGATAGCCTGGAAGGGCTGGTAGTAGCGGAGTTTTTCGAGCAGTATGTCTAA
- the LOC109405094 gene encoding aminopeptidase N-like, producing the protein MAYLKPGLVILIAVIVATSADFRLPQAVRPTHYDIRLRTAVHDAEREFQGSVDIHLTVEEPTDKIVVHSRSLTVISAVLYEPTSDPWTEVEQPSHTYDEPTEHLTFQCTTPLQNGSDYVLRVNYSGRLQTELTAGFFRKYYRDNGGIRRYIAATQFRPTWARQTFPCFDEPAIRTTFTVSLIHHSSYNAVSNMPLEGPLVVDTVDPEFVVTTFAQSQPMPTHSLAFAVTDFEIKSLTPQQRALARSNVINDTEYGLTAGDTILLAYNTHFDWSFWNFMPNLVQIAVPDAESGASESWGLVAFGEPTLLFNPEVNDYRVRPAIAKTIAQAYAQQWFGNLVTVDWWNYFWVHQGMAAMYGYYGAQLAYPEDQHMDQFQLQVMQPALKLDASEEARPLNWNVESPVEIAGLFDSDTTRHKAAGVINMLRTVLGEVYWQTGVQKYLRTHELGSVTSEALYEALEETIEVLPPFPTNMTVKQFMDNWADAPGYPVVNVRRLYGTTTMIISQERFLSDKKLPSDYVWYIPYNGLHIPILDFPYHSWLITKSREHIVRYDDEKPFILNELPSVFYRVNYDSRNWELIIAAWVQSPDFTNPTARAQLIDDSFALARADLLDFSVVLRLLTGLKKDRDYLPWATADKVLTYLHDRLRGTDQWSWFVFYMITLVDSNYRTLQFGVVNADDTLNDKQLNELILSWTCRLKIFQCSGNAESMFREAVRADAGVHPDISPVVYCYGARSAVNDEFVWLYQRMFDSQNEAERSLLINAMGCSQSKEQLDAYLTSSIGAGVGSEVNYFDRERLQVVQAVYSASRVGVDALIDFLNNWDMADDFIYWLEQPAFDDAIANIALRTNNQEEFDRLKALFETVGSLAPEDVVSSAMATVKANLDWHDSLEAFIIAEFLERYVYDTISPQDTVT; encoded by the exons ATGGCTTACCTTAAACCTGGTTTAGTTATACTCATAGCAGTAATTGTTGCTACGTCGGCGGATTTCCGGTTGCCGCAAGCCGTCAGACCAACACATTACGACATCCGTCTGCGAACAGCTGTACATGACGCCGAGAGGGAGTTCCAAGGAAGTGTGGATATACACCTGACGGTGGAGGAGCCCACCGACAAGATTGTAGTTCACAGCCGAAGTCTCACAGTTATCTCAGCAGTTCTCTACGAACCCACAAGTGATCCATGGACCGAAGTGGAACAGCCGAGTCATACCTATGACGAACCAACGGAGCACCTAACCTTCCAATGCACGACCCCTCTCCAGAATGGTTCGGATTACGTTTTGAGAGTCAACTACAGTGGACGACTGCAGACGGAGCTCACGGCCGGGTTCTTCCGGAAATACTACCGTGACAACGGAGGCATCCGCCGATATATCGCGGCGACGCAGTTCCGACCGACTTGGGCCCGGCAAACGTTCCCGTGCTTCGACGAACCCGCGATCAGAACTACCTTCACGGTTTCGCTGATTCATCACAGTAGCTACAATGCAGTTTCCAATATGCCCCTCGAGGGACCTCTCGTAGTGGACACGGTGGATCCTGAGTTTGTGGTGACCACATTCGCGCAGTCGCAACCGATGCCCACGCACTCGTTGGCCTTCGCCGTGACGGATTTCGAAATTAAGTCGTTGACTCCACAACAACGGGCGCTGGCGAGATCGAACGTCATCAACGATACGGAATACGGGTTAACGGCGGGTGATACTATTCTACTGGCGTACAATACCCATTTCGATTGGTCGTTCTGGAACTTCATGCCCAACTTGGTACAGATTGCCGTTCCGGACGCTGAGTCTGGAGCATCGGAGTCCTGGGGTCTTGTGGCTTTCGG AGAGCCTACGCTCTTGTTCAACCCGGAAGTCAACGATTATCGGGTTCGACCGGCAATAGCGAAGACAATTGCCCAAGCCTACGCTCAGCAGTGGTTCGGAAATCTCGTGACGGTCGATTGGTGGAACTACTTTTGGGTTCATCAAGGAATGGCAGCTATGTACGGTTACTATGGAGCCCAGCTGGCATACCCGGAAGATCAGCACATGGATCAGTTTCAGCTGCAGGTGATGCAACCTGCTCTGAAGCTCGACGCATCCGAAGAGGCGCGGCCATTGAACTGGAATGTAGAATCACCGGTGGAGATAGCCGGACTGTTTGATAGCGACACGACGCGGCATAAAG CCGCCGGAGTCATCAACATGCTCCGCACCGTACTTGGCGAAGTATACTGGCAAACTGGAGTGCAGAAATACCTCCGAACGCATGAGCTGGGCTCCGTAACGTCCGAAGCGTTGTACGAAGCACTGGAAGAAACCATCGAGGTCTTGCCCCCATTCCCTACGAACATGACTGTCaagcagttcatggataactggGCCGACGCCCCCGGTTATCCAGTGGTGAACGTTCGAAGACTGTACGGCACCACAACCATGATCATCTCGCAGGAACGCTTCTTGTCGGACAAAAAGCTACCCAGTGACTACGTATGGTATATTCCATATAATGGACTACACATTCCAATTCTTGACTTCCCGTACCATTCATGGTTGATTACAAAATCCAGGGAACATATCGTGCGGTACGACGACGAAAAGCCATTCATCTTGAATGAACTTCCTTCGGTGTTCTACCGCGTCAATTACGACTCGCGAAACTGGGAACTAATCATCGCTGCTTGGGTGCAGTCACCTGACTTCACTAACCCGACGGCACGAGCCCAGTTAATCGATGACTCCTTCGCGCTGGCTCGTGCCGACTTGCTCGATTTCAGCGTGGTTCTACGCCTGCTCACTGGTCTGAAGAAAGATCGCGACTACCTTCCATGGGCAACGGCCGACAAGGTGCTGACCTACCTGCACGATCGACTCCGCGGAACCGACCAGTGGAGTTGGTTCGTCTTCTATATGATCACACTGGTTGACAGTAACTATCGAACGCTACAGTTTGGGGTGGTCAACGCCGACGATACGCTGAACGACAAGCAGCTCAATGAACTGATCCTCTCGTGGACTTGTAGGTTGAAGATATTCCAATGCTCCGGAAACGCCGAATCAATGTTCAGGGAGGCCGTACGAGCGGACGCCGGTGTTCATCCGGACATTTCACCCGTAGTGTACTGCTACGGAGCGCGTAGTGCAGTTAACGATGAATTCGTTTGGCTGTATCAGCGAATGTTCGACTCGCAGAACGAAGCCGAGAGGAGCCTGCTCATCAACGCCATGGGATGTTCGCAGAGCAAAGAGCAGCTGGATGCGTATCTAACTTCATCGATCGGAGCCGGTGTTGGATCGGAGGTGAACTACTTTGACCGTGAGCGGCTGCAAGTGGTCCAGGCAGTGTATTCGGCAAGTCGTGTCGGAGTGGATGCCTTGATCGATTTCCTGAACAACTGGGATATGGCTGATGACTTCATCTACTGGTTGGAGCAGCCAGCGTTCGACGATGCAATCGCCAACATAGCTTTGCGAACCAATAACCAAGAAGAGTTCGATCGATTGAAAGCTTTGTTTGAAACTGTTGGATCCCTGGCACCGGAAGACGTGGTTAGTTCTGCGATGGCCACTGTCAAGGCTAATCTTGACTGGCACGACAGTTTGGAGGCATTCATTATTGCCGAGTTCCTCGAACGGTACGTCTATGATACGATTTCGCCACAAGACACAGTCACGTAA